The Desulfobulbaceae bacterium genomic sequence ATATTGTCGGTAAGGTGCAGCAGAATTTACAGGTTTTAGAAGATGAACTTTCTAAATATTCCCTCCCGCAAGTCGAAGAGTCAAACGCTGACGACGAACACGTTATCGTTCCGAGTGCGGAATGAGTTTCCGTTGGGCTGGTCTGAAATAAGCCAGCCCCAGCCAGTGGACACCACCCAAGCGACACTTGTACCGTCAACTCGTCGCAAAGTCTCCCAGTACGTTTTTTATTTAGCAGAAAAAAGCTTGCCAAATGCGTCTGAATTTTGGCAAGCTAGTATATATTAACAAATATTGACGGAATAAAGTGCGGAGATACTCTTATGGCAGGGGATAACAGCAGGCTTATATCGGAACAGTTGGACGAAATGGCTCTGAAGATGATGATGATTGAGCCGGGCGATCTATCTGTTGTCGGTGAGTTAGTGGTGCTGGTTGAAGGTTTAGCAGGGCTTGATGAGATTAAGGATTATCCTAACGTCGCCAAGATGGGCAAAGCCCTGGAGGACGTTCTTGGTCAAATTGTTATGATGAAACTGCCGGACTCGGCAGAGAGTTATGATCATCTTGGTAAGGCTATTGGGCAGGTACAGGAGCTATACCGGAAGAAGGATACTGACGACAATGTTATTAAGGCCTTTCACGAAGCACTCTCTCGAATAGGCTACTCTCCAGATGCTTCTCCTGGCGAGAGTAACCAACCGGGTGTTAATCAAGATGAGGACAGTGCTGGTCAGGCAGACGACAGTGTCGAAGATATGGGTACAGATCCAGAAGAAACTCAGGTGTAGACTAAAGTGCCAGAAACAAAGAGGCAAGTGTCTGTTGGGCCGCCAACAGAGTTGATAGTTCTCGAAAGCCCTCCGGTGGCTGCAATGGATTTCTTGCAGGATGTGGAACTGTTGTCTGGCTTTGTTGAGGAGGCCTCCGAACATCTCGATGCGATCGAGGTGAATATCCTTGATCTTGAAGATAACCCCGATGATATGGAAATTATTAACAATATTTTTAGGCCGTTTCATACCATCAAGGGGGTTTCGGGTTTTCTTAATTTGAAAAATATTCAGACTGTTGCTCATAGCACCGAGAATTTACTTGATGATGTTCGGAACTCTGTGCATGCCATGGATTCTGACGTTATTGATGTGGTCTTAAAGGTTGGAGATTTTTTAAAGACCATGATTGATGATTTGCGAAAGGTTATGTCTGATGGCCCTGAGCAGTATAAAAATTATGATATCAGCGGTTATGTTAAATGGATTAAAGCGGTGCAGGGAGGTGGCGCCCAGTCTGTGGCGGACTCCGCTGCGGCAACTCAGGCCGTGGAACAGAGGTCTGAAGTAGTGGTGGTTTCCACAGGTGCGATGAGACCGCCTGTTGAGGAAGCATCTGCCGGGGGAGACGCAGCGGCTGAAGACTCTTCCGGAGGCCAAAAAGCCAAGAGTGCTGTCGGAGCTACAATCAAGGTTGATGTTGAAAAACTTGACGGGCTGGTAAATGCTGTCGGCGAACTTGTTATCATGCAGGCTATGGTCAGGGCAAATCCGCTGGTTCATAGTCTTTCGGATCCCAAATTGACAAAGGATTTTTCACAGCTTTCTCGGATAACCAGTGAATTGCAGAAGACGGCTATGTCAATGCGCATGGTCCCTATTCGTCAGACCTTTCAGAAGATGATTCGTCTTGTTCGTGATTTATCCAAGAAAACGGGCAAGGTGGTGAACCTGGTTATGGAAGGAGAGGAGACCGAAATTGATCGAAACATGGTGGATTCTATCTATGATCCACTTGTTCATATGATGCGTAATTCCGTAGACCACGGGGTTCAGACGCCTGAAGAGAGAGAAAAGCTCGGTAAGCCAAGTGCCGGAGTCGTTAGTCTGCGGGCCTATCAGAAAGGCGGCAATATGGTCATTGAGATTGAGGATAATGGCCAGGGTCTGAATACTGAGAAGATTCGTCGGAAAGCTTTGGAAAGGGGGCTTATACAAGAGGGAGACAATCTTAGCAATAAGGAGATTAACAACCTTATATTTCTTGCCGGTTTTTCAACCGCTGACCAGATCACTGATGTTTCTGGTCGGGGTGTTGGGATGGATGTTGTAAAAAAAGGTGTGGAAAAACTCCGTGGTAAGGTTGAAGTGATCAGTGAGCCGGGCAAGGGGTCGTTATTTGTTATTCGGTTGCCGTTAACCCTGGCCATTATTGATGGTATTATCGTGCGGGTTGGCAATGAGCGCTATATCCTTCCCACCACGGCGATACGGGAGTCCTTAAAGCCAGAGGCTAAAAATTATAATACGATTCATGGCAAAGGCGAAACCCTGGTGGTCCGGGACTCGGTTATTCCTATTGTCCGCCTCTACGAACTGTTCTCAATTGAGGCCCAATATACCACGCCCACGGATGCAATTGTTGTCATTATTGAGACTGAAGGCAAGCAGCGGGCAATTATGGTTGATGAGCTCTTGGGCAAACAGGAAGTTGTTATTAAGAATCTGGGCGGTTTGACGGATATCCCGGGTGTTGCTGGCGGAACCATTCTTGGTGATGGTAGAGTCGGTCTGATCTTAGACCTGGCTGGGCTTGTTCAATCACCATCATCTAAAGCTCAGTGCAAGTCTGACGAAGAGTAAAGAGAGCAGTTTGCTAGAATATATATTGAGGGAGGTCTAGACCTTATGAAAGTCGCAGCAACAGGCAGTGAGGCTCAAACTGGTAATGGGCTTGGAGGAAAATATCTAACCTTTACTCTTGGCAGTGAAGAGTATGGCGTTGGGATTTTAAAGGTCAGAGAAATTATTGGCATAATGGAGATTACAGCTGTTCCTCATACGCCGGATTATATCAAGGGAGTTATAAACCTGAGAGGGCGCGTTATTCCGATTGTCGAACTCCGGCAGAAATTTGGCATGGAACTCAAAGAGTACGATGATAGAACCTGTATAATTGTTGTTGAGGTCTCGGGGGCAAATGGCTCGATTCAAGTTGGTATGCTGGTTGACTCTGTTTCTGAGGTAACAAATATATTGCCCGAAGAGATTGAGCCACCACCTGATTTTGGAGTGGCAACCGAAGCTGACAACATTCTTGGTATGGGTAAGGTGAAGGGTCAGGTTAAGATCCTGCTTGATGTTGATCAGGTCATTGGTAAAACCCTGGTAGATACGCTTGCAAAGGCTGAATGAGCGAACGTGAATGATACTAGGTAATCAGCTTACGGATAAAGAGTTTAACAAGTTTAGTGAGCTGATCTATGAACAAACCGGCATCTTTATGAAGCCGGAAAAAAAAGAACTGCTCAATGCCAGACTAGGAAAGCGCCTGCGTATTTGCGGCGTGGCTTCTTTCAATAGTTATTACGATTTTATTCTAGCACCTGAGCAGCAGAATAAGGAGTTTGTTCATTTTCTTGATAGTGTTTCTACTAATTTCACCAGTTTTTTTCGTGAAATATCGCATTTCGAATTCTTGACAAAGACGGTACTGCCTGAGTTAGCAGCAAGGCATCCACACAATAAGGAGTGTTTTTTCTGGTCTTCGGCCTCTTCTTCAGGGGAAGAGCCCTATACTCTGGCCATGGTGCTTGAAGATTTTGCTCGAGTAAAGCCGGGCTTTGCCTATAAAATTCTGGCGACAGATATATCGACTCGCGTTCTTGGCGTTGCGGCAAAAGGGGTTTATGCCTTAAGCCAGACGACTAAAACGCCGCCGGACATTCTTCGGAAATATTTCCAGAAAGGCACGGGCAGCAGTGCTGGGAAGGTTCGGGTTAAAAATGAGGTTAGACGCTCTGTGCAGTTTCAGCGTTTCAATCTTATGCATGATTTTCCGTGGAACGAAGAGATGGATGTTATCTTCTGCCGAAACGTGATGATCTATTTTGATCGTGAAACCCAGGAGAGGTTGGTTCAGAAGTTTTACAGATGTTTATCAAGAGGAGGGTATCTTTTTATTGGGCATTCTGAGAGTATTTCAGGAATTAAACACGATTTTGTTCAGGTAGAGGCCACAACGTATAAGAAAGGATAATAACCGCGTTGGAAGATTGCATAAGGATACTTTCTGCTGGGAAAGCTGAAAAAGGTATTACTACGCACTTCCGTATCAGATGAAAAAGGGTGAGAGAATGAAAATAATTGTGGGTATTTCAGACATGCGGGTAGGAAAAAAACCTGATGATGAGATTGTTACGTATTCACTGGGATCATGTATTGGCGTGGCCCTGTGGGATCCTGAAGTGAAGGTGGGGGCCCTGTTGCATTTTATGCTTCCCGATTCAAGTATTGACGCGGCAAAGGCTGAGTCGAAGCCCTATATGTTTGCGGATACAGGGGTGCCCCGGATGTTTAAGGAAATTTATAAGCATGGCGCCAAAAAAGAACGATTGAAGGTCTATGTGGTTGGCGGCGCCCAGGTTATGGATGATTCTGGAATGTTCAATATTGGCAAGCGTAACCAGATGATTGTCCAGAAAATGTTTTGGAAAAATAAGGTGACGGTTGCCAAGGAAGATGTTGGTGGGAGTGTGAATCGTACGATTACTTTGAATGTTGGTACAGGACAGGTGAAGTTGAAGGTCTCTGGACAAGGTGAGGTGATGTTATGAGTCGAATTGATGAAATACTAAATATTGCCAATCATATTCCGCCTTTCCCAAAAGTGGCCCTTCAGGTCATGAAAATGCTTGAGAACAAAGAAGTAAAGGCCAAGGATCTCGCTGAGGTTATCCAGTATGACTCCGCCATTACGGCCAACCTTCTTAAGACCTGTAACGCAGCCTATTTTGGTCTAACTCGAAAAGTATCTTCTCTTGATGATGCCCTTGTTGTGGTTGGGCACGACATATTAAAAGACATCATTATTGCCAGCAGCAGCGCCCGCTTTTATAAGGGGGGGGCTGGGGAAGGCTATAAGCTTGAGCAGGGCGATCTCTGGAAGCACTCGGTGGCGACCGCAATTATGGCAAAACAGCTAAGTGCCCACTTTGCCGAGGTTGATGCTGGCCTTGCCTTCACGGCGGGCTTGCTTCATGACATTGGGAAGCGGTTTCTGAGTAGTTTTGTGGCTGATGATTTTGAGAAAATAATGAAGCGTGGTCATAGTCCGGGGTTTTCTTTTATTGAAGCTGAAAAAGAAGCTCTTGGAATGAATCATGCCGAACTCGGCGCCAAGATAATGGAAAAGTGGGAGTTCTCTGAGGATTTAATTGTGGCTGTCAGGGAGCATCACGATCCTACCGCTCTGGATAAAAGTCAGTTGACAGCCCTTATTGCATTAAGCAATACACTTGTTATTTCGCTGGGGGTTGGTGTGGGCGCTGACGGATTGTCAGGAGCTATGCAGGGTCAAGGGCTGAAACGTTTTGGGATCAGCAGTATTGATATTGATAGATATCTGTCAGATCTTGTACTCGAGATGGAAAAAGCCGATGAGATGATGGGTTTAGCTGATTAGGGGCCGTCAAGAAACAACTGTTACAGATCGGATTTACAGTGTTCTGGTGTTCTGGTGTTTTTGTAGTTAGTCAGTAGGTTTTCTGAGTTAGCTCTCGTTAGAGTCGGTTAAAAACAAGAAGTGGAGTAGACATGGCATTTAATATTTTAGTGGTTGACGACTCTGCAACGATGCGTGCCGTTATAAAAAAAACGGTCGGGATGACAGGCATTCAGGTTGGAGAGCTTTTCGAAGCTGGTAACGGGAAGGAGGCCTTGACCATTTTAGCCAATGAATGGGTTGACGTCGTGTTGAGCGATATTAATATGCCGGAGATGGGTGGTGTCGAATTTTTTAAAGAGGCTAAGAAGGATGATGTCCTTCGTGATATTCCAGTGATTTTCATAAGCACCGAGTCAAGTGCTGCCCGTATTAAGGAGGCAGAAGCCATGGGTGTTGCCGGCTATGTAAAAAAGCCTTTCCAGCCGGCATTGATTAAAAATATGCTGCTTGATGTTTTAAATAAGGCCTATGCAACTCGGATGGTTGAAGAGGGTACCACGCCTATTGTGTCGTCTGCAGTGGATGATAACCTGGATTTTTAATTGTAGCGTCCGGCGAAACCGGTTTTGGGAGAGATGTTTTGGATACTGATTCACTCAAAAAACTTAACGAGTCTGCGGTTGAGGTGTTTGGCACGATGTATTACACGCCTATTGAATTGTTGCCCGAAATTCCACCAGAAGATCGGTGGAATCTTGAGGAAAATTATGCTGAAACCTCTATTAGCTATGATGGCGATCAAGTTGGGCATATGAAATTTTTCTTTCCTAAAACTTTGGCCGTAAATATCGCAGGTGGATTTCTTGGTGCTGACGAATCTTCCTTACAGGAAGAACAGATTGTCGACACAATGCGCGAGGCGACAAACATGATAATTGGCAATTTTTTGGGGAAAATAGACCCTGCCGGGCTTTGTAAACTGGGAATACCGGCGGCTGGAATTATTAGTGACTTTTCACCGAAAGAATGTCCGGCTGGCAGGGTGGTGGCATTTATGTCAGATTTTGGTTATTTGTGGATGGAGTTTGCTGGGTAAACCCATGTTTTTCGTTCTGCCTTATTCCAGAAATAAGGCACTAAATCTGTAAGTGGAAAGAACTATGGCCCCAATTAGAGTTTTAATCGTAGATGATTCTGCAGTTGTTCGAAAGGTCTTTAGTGAAGAGCTTGCCCGTGAACCGGATATTGAGGTCGTGGGGACGGCACCGGATCCGTATGTGGCTCGAGATAAGATAGTTGCGCTGAAGCCCGACGTTGTTACGCTTGACATCGAAATGCCCAGAATGGATGGCCTGACGTTTCTGCGCAAGCTGATGAAGTATTTTCCGCTTCCAGTGATTATTGTGAGCTCATTAACTGAGGCAGGTAGTGAAATTGCCATGGAGGCCCTTGATATTGGCGCAATTGAGGTGCTGTGTAAACCAGGAGAGGCATACTCGGTTGGTGATATGGGAGTTCAGCTGGCGGAAAAGATCAGGGCTGCCGCAAGTGTTGATATGCGTGGCCACGCTAGTCGTGCGCTTGCTGGTGGCGCAGTTGCCTCGGCTCCAAAGCTGGCGCTTACCAGGACAACAAATAAAATAATTGCAATAGGTTCTTCTACTGGTGGTACTGAGGCCTTAAAGGAAGTCTTGATGCCACTGCCGCCTACCACACCAGGTATTCTAGTCGTGCAGCATATGCCTGCCATGTTTACTAAAAAGTTTGCCGACCGATTAAATGATCTATGTCAGATTCGTGTTAAAGAGGCAGAAGATGGTGACTCGGTCTCTCCCGGCACATGCTTGATTGCGCCGGGGAATTATCATATGGTCATGCGCAGAAGTGGTGCCCGTTATTATGTTAACGTGAAAACGGGGCCGCTGGTATGTCATCAGAGGCCAGCCGCCGATGTTTTGTTTAACTCCGTAGCGACTTACGCCGGCAAGAATGCTGTCGGCGTAATATTAACCGGAATGGGTAAGGATGGTGCCAGCGGTATGTTAAAGATGAAAGAGGCTGGGGCAATTAACATCGCCCAGGATGAAAAAAGTTGTGTGGTTTTTGGTATGCCGAAAGAAGCTA encodes the following:
- a CDS encoding purine-binding chemotaxis protein CheW — translated: MKVAATGSEAQTGNGLGGKYLTFTLGSEEYGVGILKVREIIGIMEITAVPHTPDYIKGVINLRGRVIPIVELRQKFGMELKEYDDRTCIIVVEVSGANGSIQVGMLVDSVSEVTNILPEEIEPPPDFGVATEADNILGMGKVKGQVKILLDVDQVIGKTLVDTLAKAE
- a CDS encoding protein-glutamate O-methyltransferase, with the translated sequence MILGNQLTDKEFNKFSELIYEQTGIFMKPEKKELLNARLGKRLRICGVASFNSYYDFILAPEQQNKEFVHFLDSVSTNFTSFFREISHFEFLTKTVLPELAARHPHNKECFFWSSASSSGEEPYTLAMVLEDFARVKPGFAYKILATDISTRVLGVAAKGVYALSQTTKTPPDILRKYFQKGTGSSAGKVRVKNEVRRSVQFQRFNLMHDFPWNEEMDVIFCRNVMIYFDRETQERLVQKFYRCLSRGGYLFIGHSESISGIKHDFVQVEATTYKKG
- a CDS encoding chemotaxis protein CheD; the encoded protein is MKIIVGISDMRVGKKPDDEIVTYSLGSCIGVALWDPEVKVGALLHFMLPDSSIDAAKAESKPYMFADTGVPRMFKEIYKHGAKKERLKVYVVGGAQVMDDSGMFNIGKRNQMIVQKMFWKNKVTVAKEDVGGSVNRTITLNVGTGQVKLKVSGQGEVML
- a CDS encoding HDOD domain-containing protein, encoding MSRIDEILNIANHIPPFPKVALQVMKMLENKEVKAKDLAEVIQYDSAITANLLKTCNAAYFGLTRKVSSLDDALVVVGHDILKDIIIASSSARFYKGGAGEGYKLEQGDLWKHSVATAIMAKQLSAHFAEVDAGLAFTAGLLHDIGKRFLSSFVADDFEKIMKRGHSPGFSFIEAEKEALGMNHAELGAKIMEKWEFSEDLIVAVREHHDPTALDKSQLTALIALSNTLVISLGVGVGADGLSGAMQGQGLKRFGISSIDIDRYLSDLVLEMEKADEMMGLAD
- a CDS encoding response regulator translates to MAFNILVVDDSATMRAVIKKTVGMTGIQVGELFEAGNGKEALTILANEWVDVVLSDINMPEMGGVEFFKEAKKDDVLRDIPVIFISTESSAARIKEAEAMGVAGYVKKPFQPALIKNMLLDVLNKAYATRMVEEGTTPIVSSAVDDNLDF
- a CDS encoding chemotaxis protein CheX — its product is MDTDSLKKLNESAVEVFGTMYYTPIELLPEIPPEDRWNLEENYAETSISYDGDQVGHMKFFFPKTLAVNIAGGFLGADESSLQEEQIVDTMREATNMIIGNFLGKIDPAGLCKLGIPAAGIISDFSPKECPAGRVVAFMSDFGYLWMEFAG
- a CDS encoding chemotaxis response regulator protein-glutamate methylesterase — its product is MAPIRVLIVDDSAVVRKVFSEELAREPDIEVVGTAPDPYVARDKIVALKPDVVTLDIEMPRMDGLTFLRKLMKYFPLPVIIVSSLTEAGSEIAMEALDIGAIEVLCKPGEAYSVGDMGVQLAEKIRAAASVDMRGHASRALAGGAVASAPKLALTRTTNKIIAIGSSTGGTEALKEVLMPLPPTTPGILVVQHMPAMFTKKFADRLNDLCQIRVKEAEDGDSVSPGTCLIAPGNYHMVMRRSGARYYVNVKTGPLVCHQRPAADVLFNSVATYAGKNAVGVILTGMGKDGASGMLKMKEAGAINIAQDEKSCVVFGMPKEAIELGGVDEIVTLKDISRVILSKL